From a region of the Fusobacterium periodonticum ATCC 33693 genome:
- a CDS encoding DKNYY domain-containing protein, which translates to MRMNEFDDDLKFKKRRTSDTVFIIKIVFIILTIFAILSSILFISKMGSSDSYEIEEKGQRYGNSEFIKYQEKISVAIPSGGRYILENVDINSFRVLNSGDRNTRIIGLDKNHVYFGNIAIPDLDPNKIEVIGNGYYTDGTTTYFCSPLSERNKNLSVSMQILQSLMYAFSKTKKPQTYIYPYKKVETNKNLKAVQNSSFFATDKENVYYKGEVLKNADLNTLKSVDGYNEYFADKENVYYQSKLLPIKNSGKLIVVSTEQGDEFLYDEANGYVFIDDYSFDREKAPYKVLGNEGNHLNNLIFVNNEGIYYYDNQKKKQLRAGDNIFVGNVEELSPNVFMDNENIYYFHAYDVWKRRKHSGGRVLSSRNTEIYYLDKKDGWEKVKDIKSGTIGSIWKKGNKYYYFDNLGIFQLIDNAIYEIRDKETLEYLLNYNEGSGKIGEFIENEKLIKIEGEKKIEIRVKYTTFFLPFKISGLLAFILGIVIAKVSHYYREKKNAKKF; encoded by the coding sequence ATGAGAATGAATGAGTTTGACGATGATTTAAAATTTAAAAAGAGAAGGACTTCTGATACTGTATTTATAATTAAAATTGTTTTTATTATATTGACAATATTTGCAATTTTATCATCTATTCTTTTTATTTCAAAAATGGGAAGTTCAGATTCTTATGAAATAGAAGAAAAAGGTCAAAGATATGGAAATAGTGAATTTATTAAATATCAAGAAAAAATTTCTGTTGCTATTCCTAGTGGAGGAAGATATATCTTAGAAAATGTTGATATAAATTCATTTAGAGTATTAAATTCAGGAGATAGAAATACTAGAATTATAGGTTTAGATAAAAATCATGTTTATTTTGGAAATATTGCCATTCCTGACTTAGATCCTAATAAAATTGAAGTTATAGGAAATGGTTATTATACTGATGGTACAACTACTTATTTTTGTTCACCACTTTCTGAAAGAAACAAAAATTTATCTGTTTCAATGCAGATATTACAGTCTTTAATGTATGCTTTTTCAAAGACTAAAAAACCACAAACCTATATTTATCCTTATAAAAAAGTAGAAACTAATAAAAATTTAAAAGCAGTTCAAAATTCTTCATTTTTTGCAACAGATAAAGAAAATGTTTATTATAAAGGAGAAGTTTTAAAAAATGCTGATTTGAATACTTTAAAAAGTGTTGATGGGTATAATGAATATTTTGCTGATAAGGAAAATGTTTATTATCAATCAAAACTTTTACCAATTAAAAATAGTGGAAAGCTAATAGTTGTTTCAACTGAGCAAGGAGATGAATTTCTTTATGATGAAGCAAATGGTTATGTTTTTATAGATGATTATTCTTTTGACAGAGAAAAAGCTCCTTATAAAGTTCTTGGAAATGAAGGTAATCATCTAAATAATTTAATTTTTGTTAATAATGAAGGCATTTATTATTACGATAATCAAAAAAAGAAACAATTGAGAGCAGGAGATAATATCTTTGTTGGAAATGTAGAAGAATTAAGTCCTAATGTTTTCATGGATAATGAAAATATTTACTATTTTCATGCTTATGATGTATGGAAAAGAAGGAAACATAGTGGAGGTAGAGTTTTAAGTTCAAGAAATACAGAGATATATTACTTAGATAAAAAAGATGGTTGGGAAAAAGTAAAAGATATTAAAAGTGGTACTATTGGTAGTATATGGAAAAAAGGAAATAAATATTATTACTTTGATAATTTAGGAATTTTCCAATTGATAGATAATGCAATTTATGAAATAAGAGATAAAGAAACATTGGAATATTTATTAAATTACAATGAAGGAAGTGGCAAAATAGGAGAATTTATTGAAAATGAAAAGCTAATAAAAATTGAAGGAGAGAAAAAAATAGAGATTAGAGTAAAGTATACAACTTTCTTTCTTCCTTTTAAAATTTCAGGATTACTAGCCTTTATTTTAGGTATTGTTATAGCCAAAGTTTCACATTATTATAGGGAGAAAAAAAATGCAAAAAAATTCTAG
- a CDS encoding DKNYY domain-containing protein: MKMNNQKNANIMIKAAGLSAIILIFLCFIVIFYVAFSGDETSEIQENGERYGTSDFYKYKDKIYALVYGNGLLEVEGVDIPTFKVFDIEDNNGNVAYDKNRVYFGNIAVSDLDTDKLYYVGNNYYSDGTNSYFCSTSVETYEELSAQSINIKNISHFLFKTKRPQYYFYPYKKLETNKRLEKVEEVKNSATDGKEVYYAGEKLVNADIYTIKTIEDALFYFADKENVYYKSKLLSFKNNGKLKVFHENDYNVYYLYDEESKNVYANDYLFETVNAPYKVIGVDGTHHFSLLFISKDGVYFYDPLKRKQERIGDNIFKGEIKEIYPDIFSDDENIYYLDVYEDWAKRSGNNPFSLLKGPFNGQLISRNTRIRYLDKKTAWENDWKKVADINFGGDGSIWKKGNKYYYFDIYGFNQNINRTIYEIVDKEVLDYLLNFSKLKDRNIINLSSKINDFIVEGKLIAFNGEVKMSATIHFIEDPYAYSIPKIIFISIAFLIGLYARYRFDIANFLKKRKKSKFSKK, from the coding sequence ATGAAAATGAATAATCAAAAAAATGCTAATATAATGATAAAAGCTGCTGGACTTTCAGCAATAATACTTATTTTTTTATGTTTTATAGTTATATTTTATGTTGCTTTTTCTGGTGATGAAACTTCTGAAATTCAGGAGAATGGTGAAAGATATGGGACAAGTGATTTCTATAAGTATAAAGATAAAATCTATGCTTTAGTTTATGGGAATGGATTGTTAGAAGTTGAAGGAGTAGATATTCCTACTTTCAAAGTCTTTGATATAGAAGATAATAATGGAAATGTAGCTTATGATAAAAATAGAGTTTATTTTGGAAATATTGCAGTTTCAGATTTAGATACAGATAAATTGTATTATGTAGGGAATAATTATTATAGTGATGGTACTAATAGTTATTTTTGCTCAACATCTGTCGAAACATATGAAGAATTGTCAGCACAAAGTATAAATATAAAAAATATATCTCACTTCTTGTTTAAAACAAAAAGACCTCAATACTATTTTTATCCATATAAAAAATTAGAGACTAATAAAAGATTAGAAAAAGTGGAAGAAGTAAAAAATTCTGCAACCGATGGGAAAGAAGTATATTATGCTGGCGAAAAGCTAGTTAATGCAGATATCTATACAATAAAAACAATTGAAGATGCATTATTTTATTTTGCTGATAAAGAAAATGTTTATTATAAATCTAAACTTTTATCATTTAAAAATAACGGAAAATTAAAAGTATTTCACGAGAATGATTACAATGTCTACTATCTTTATGATGAGGAAAGTAAGAATGTTTATGCAAATGACTATCTTTTTGAAACAGTAAATGCTCCCTATAAAGTTATTGGAGTTGATGGAACTCATCATTTTAGTTTACTTTTTATAAGTAAGGATGGAGTTTATTTTTATGACCCCCTTAAGAGAAAACAAGAAAGAATAGGAGATAACATTTTTAAAGGTGAAATTAAAGAAATTTATCCAGATATATTTTCTGATGATGAAAATATTTACTATTTAGATGTCTATGAAGACTGGGCAAAAAGGTCAGGTAATAATCCTTTTTCATTATTAAAAGGTCCTTTTAATGGTCAACTAATATCAAGAAACACTAGAATACGTTATCTTGATAAAAAAACTGCTTGGGAAAATGATTGGAAAAAAGTAGCTGATATCAATTTTGGTGGAGATGGAAGTATATGGAAAAAAGGAAATAAATATTACTATTTTGATATTTATGGTTTTAATCAAAATATAAATAGAACTATTTATGAAATTGTTGATAAAGAAGTTCTTGATTATCTATTGAATTTTTCAAAATTAAAGGATAGGAATATTATAAACTTATCATCTAAAATAAATGATTTTATAGTTGAAGGAAAATTGATAGCTTTTAATGGTGAAGTAAAAATGTCGGCTACTATACATTTTATTGAAGATCCTTATGCCTATAGTATTCCAAAAATTATTTTTATTTCTATTGCTTTTTTAATTGGATTATATGCAAGATATAGATTTGATATTGCAAACTTTTTAAAAAAACGAAAAAAATCTAAATTTTCCAAGAAATAA
- a CDS encoding GNAT family N-acetyltransferase, giving the protein MNIEINISNVILETERLILRAWEITDLDDLFEYASVNGVGEKAGWEHLKSKDESLEILKMFIDEKKVFAIVLKENQKIIGSIGIKECRQDLDKNLENLLGRELGYVLSKDYWNKGIMTEAVSKVIEYCFKILKLNYLVATYFNYNIESKKVLEKLNFKFYKDIIIETRYNTKEESTLMLLKYN; this is encoded by the coding sequence ATGAATATAGAAATTAATATAAGTAATGTAATATTGGAAACAGAAAGATTAATCCTTCGTGCTTGGGAAATTACAGATTTAGATGATTTGTTTGAATATGCTTCTGTAAATGGTGTAGGTGAAAAAGCAGGTTGGGAACATCTCAAAAGTAAAGATGAAAGTTTAGAAATACTTAAAATGTTTATTGATGAGAAAAAAGTTTTTGCTATTGTTCTAAAAGAAAATCAAAAAATTATTGGTTCTATTGGTATAAAAGAATGTAGACAAGATTTGGATAAGAATTTAGAAAATTTACTTGGGAGAGAATTAGGTTATGTGTTAAGTAAAGACTATTGGAACAAGGGAATAATGACAGAAGCTGTTTCAAAAGTTATTGAATATTGTTTTAAAATATTAAAATTAAATTACCTAGTAGCAACATATTTTAATTATAATATTGAGTCAAAAAAAGTTTTAGAAAAATTAAATTTTAAATTCTATAAAGATATTATTATAGAAACAAGATATAACACTAAAGAAGAATCAACTTTAATGCTTTTAAAATATAATTAG
- a CDS encoding GNAT family N-acetyltransferase, whose amino-acid sequence MQHFQCWCYSYPTSTCLTVNTLTSARVTSVLTHLINLFFVDKSSQAKGIGKKLMNIVIDDNENSFITLNSSRYAVPIYEKIGFVKTEEEKEQDGLKFTPMKLILKDDVKEE is encoded by the coding sequence GTGCAACATTTTCAATGTTGGTGTTATTCATACCCTACGAGTACCTGTCTCACGGTTAACACCCTAACGAGTGCTAGAGTCACGAGTGTTCTAACACATTTAATAAATTTATTTTTTGTAGATAAATCTTCACAAGCTAAAGGTATTGGAAAGAAATTGATGAATATTGTTATAGATGACAATGAAAATTCATTTATAACTCTAAACTCTTCAAGATATGCTGTTCCTATTTATGAGAAAATAGGTTTTGTTAAAACTGAGGAAGAAAAGGAGCAAGATGGACTTAAATTTACTCCTATGAAATTAATACTAAAAGATGATGTAAAGGAGGAATAG